From one Butyricimonas faecihominis genomic stretch:
- a CDS encoding RNA polymerase sigma factor: MSEQDEVKWLQGLRVGDDRAFKVLFEKYYASLCAFATNFVNDPDVAEDIVQEIFFKLYTDKPTFDVVVALKSYLYLVTKNQCLNYLKHARIEQEYMSFLKERETTTFFFNQIVEQELLALLSEAIQDLPEQTGQVFQLVMEGFDNAEIAEKLNLSIDSVKSHKKRGKQLLKSRLGDITVILLFLSNC; the protein is encoded by the coding sequence ATGTCGGAACAGGATGAGGTAAAATGGTTACAGGGATTAAGAGTTGGGGATGACCGGGCTTTTAAAGTCCTGTTTGAAAAGTATTATGCCTCACTCTGTGCATTTGCCACTAATTTCGTGAATGACCCGGACGTGGCGGAAGATATTGTACAGGAGATATTTTTCAAATTATACACGGATAAACCGACTTTTGATGTCGTGGTGGCCTTGAAATCTTATTTGTACCTGGTCACCAAGAATCAATGTCTGAATTATTTAAAACATGCTCGGATCGAGCAGGAGTATATGTCTTTCTTGAAGGAACGGGAAACAACGACATTCTTTTTTAACCAGATCGTGGAGCAGGAGTTACTGGCCTTGTTGTCAGAGGCTATTCAGGATTTACCGGAACAGACGGGACAAGTGTTCCAACTGGTGATGGAAGGTTTCGATAATGCGGAAATTGCGGAGAAACTGAATCTCTCCATAGATTCGGTAAAGTCACATAAAAAGCGTGGAAAACAATTGTTGAAGAGTCGGTTAGGAGATATAACGGTTATCCTTTTATTCCTGTCGAATTGTTAA
- a CDS encoding RelA/SpoT family protein, which yields MAETTTYITVQQKYRSLLKSCKNLISTEDIRLVRKAFDTAMSSEANLRAVTEKDIHRLLDTGLIITSEIGLGRTSIICLMLHRAIESGTLKLEQIKTAFGEKVAQILAGLRDISHIYATHRVVDSENFRKLLLSFAEDVRVQLIFLAEKLYDLRHAETLLPEQQRELARETSYIYIPFAHRLGLYNIKSEMEDLALRYGEPEVYKEISLKLEGTREAREKYINEFIAPIVEEFNNRGIKFKVKWRTKTIASILNKMRKKQVEFEEIYDIFAVRFILDSRGPEEKADCWRAYSIVADKYTPNPQRLRDWISVPKSNGYESLQTTVLGPNNRWVEVQIRTERMDEIAEKGFAAHWKYKGGTADKAIEEWLTELREILESSEVGAVDMLDDIKINLQDKEVHVFTPAGDLKTLPAGATLLDFAYAIHTAVGSRCVGGKVNQRNETLRYVLKNGDQVSILTSNNQQPNADWLNIATTSKARNKIRQFLTEDSRAQATLGKEMLARRFKNWKLELTDEVIHRLQQHYKYKFAIDLYQAIAEEKLDMAEIKEFITRPKEEERTVTTPREEVQVTPSRPISEDVLLIDRNVDNVVYKFARCCNPVFGDDILGFVSIGEGIKIHRTQCKNALDLQRRYPYRIVQAAWTNAGATSYQTVLSIVGREDAGMVTKITEVIAKDPKITLRGLSINSSEGLFDGQITVLVSDTEHLSQLISRLKRIQGVMRVYRHDSVKE from the coding sequence ATGGCAGAAACTACGACATACATTACTGTACAACAAAAATATAGATCTTTATTAAAGTCATGTAAGAACTTGATTTCAACCGAGGATATTCGTCTCGTGCGAAAAGCTTTCGACACGGCAATGAGCAGCGAGGCAAATTTACGAGCGGTTACCGAGAAAGATATTCATCGTTTGCTGGATACCGGATTAATTATCACTTCCGAGATCGGGTTAGGGAGGACTTCTATTATTTGTTTGATGTTGCACCGGGCAATAGAGTCCGGAACGTTGAAATTGGAACAGATAAAAACGGCATTTGGAGAAAAGGTGGCTCAGATATTAGCCGGTTTACGGGATATAAGCCATATCTACGCTACTCACCGGGTGGTGGATTCCGAAAATTTCCGGAAATTACTACTGAGTTTTGCTGAAGATGTACGGGTGCAGTTGATTTTTCTGGCGGAAAAATTGTATGATTTACGACACGCCGAGACTTTACTTCCGGAACAACAACGGGAGTTAGCCCGGGAAACCAGTTATATCTACATTCCTTTTGCCCATCGTTTAGGTTTGTATAATATCAAATCGGAGATGGAGGACCTCGCTTTGCGTTACGGGGAGCCTGAGGTGTACAAGGAGATTTCTTTAAAGCTGGAAGGAACACGGGAGGCCCGTGAAAAATATATCAACGAGTTTATTGCCCCTATCGTGGAAGAATTCAATAACCGGGGAATTAAATTCAAGGTGAAATGGCGTACCAAGACGATCGCTTCGATCTTGAACAAGATGCGGAAGAAACAGGTGGAGTTCGAGGAAATCTATGACATATTCGCGGTTCGTTTTATACTGGATAGCAGGGGGCCGGAAGAGAAGGCCGATTGCTGGAGGGCATATTCGATCGTTGCCGACAAGTACACGCCTAACCCGCAGCGATTGCGGGATTGGATTTCAGTGCCTAAATCCAATGGTTATGAATCATTGCAGACCACCGTTCTTGGACCTAATAACCGATGGGTGGAAGTGCAGATTCGTACGGAACGGATGGATGAGATTGCAGAAAAAGGATTTGCGGCTCACTGGAAGTACAAGGGGGGAACGGCGGATAAGGCTATAGAGGAGTGGCTGACTGAGTTACGCGAGATATTGGAGAGTTCGGAAGTCGGAGCCGTGGATATGCTGGACGATATTAAAATTAACCTGCAAGATAAGGAGGTACACGTGTTTACCCCGGCGGGTGATTTGAAGACTTTACCGGCGGGTGCGACGTTACTTGACTTTGCTTATGCTATCCACACGGCCGTGGGATCCCGTTGTGTAGGAGGAAAGGTAAACCAACGTAACGAGACCTTGCGCTATGTGTTGAAGAACGGGGATCAGGTATCCATCCTAACTTCGAATAATCAACAGCCGAATGCCGACTGGCTGAATATTGCCACGACTTCGAAAGCTCGTAACAAGATTCGTCAGTTTCTCACCGAAGATTCTCGGGCTCAGGCCACGCTGGGTAAGGAAATGTTGGCTCGACGGTTTAAGAATTGGAAGTTAGAGTTGACGGACGAGGTGATTCATCGTTTGCAACAACATTATAAATACAAGTTTGCTATTGATCTTTACCAGGCGATTGCCGAGGAAAAGTTGGATATGGCGGAGATCAAGGAGTTCATTACTCGCCCGAAAGAGGAGGAACGTACGGTTACTACCCCAAGAGAAGAGGTGCAGGTTACTCCGTCCCGCCCGATTAGTGAAGACGTGTTGTTGATCGACCGGAACGTGGATAACGTGGTGTACAAGTTCGCCCGTTGCTGTAACCCGGTATTCGGGGATGATATTCTGGGATTCGTTTCTATTGGTGAGGGGATCAAGATTCACCGAACCCAGTGTAAGAATGCTCTTGATTTGCAGCGTCGCTACCCGTACCGAATCGTGCAGGCGGCTTGGACGAATGCCGGGGCAACTTCTTACCAGACGGTGTTGAGTATCGTGGGACGTGAAGATGCAGGAATGGTGACCAAGATTACCGAGGTGATAGCGAAGGACCCGAAGATCACGTTACGGGGATTGTCCATTAATTCGAGTGAGGGATTATTTGACGGGCAAATCACCGTGTTGGTTAGTGATACGGAACATTTGTCACAACTGATTTCCCGGTTGAAACGTATACAGGGTGTCATGCGGGTATATCGTCATGATTCTGTGAAAGAGTAG
- a CDS encoding LysM peptidoglycan-binding domain-containing protein, which yields MVRFILVFLLLGLTGYVGAQEIKIEKSTEKIVYQGKSYYLHTVKAKETLFSICKAYGASVDEVKALNDKKDNTLSIGDVLRIPVIEPFKSIDDKFYYHRMKPKETLYSLSRKFNIKMKRILKDNPEYDVSRPIAEGAVVKLALRQIDRTVLEAELRWEKRQAKEVQQARREEMEKHEESHPNTFPPARDSLEGMVQQVVGDTVFIIPEVAHEQRHVKVALMLPLYVKENKLPLSEEEIPVDTLGVNIRNERWRLSSRTEPFLQFYQGVLMAVDSLKRLGYTIDLHIYDTERDPNTVQRLVGELNLLSPDLIIGPVYANTYKAVAEQLGNRTIPMIFPLSSRGGDLVRFPNFVQLNTSTVSLVEEMADWIVANDTQAHLINIIPDGGGRTGEESRLTDLVRTRLQANGMEGMTICQWRPQMHLDSLRKIMRPGVENMILFPTINEAAASRTLPVLSALADQFRITVIGFPDWLKFTSIDEEVLFKLNVKMMANSYVDYQGDVAKEFSAKHRDYFYSEPNNVVNRAFDIVMCFIPLVDMERGNTLNVLREKDISGAFTRFRFHPVSGLGGLENRGLYLINYGRNFEIIVKPIVK from the coding sequence ATGGTAAGATTCATTTTAGTATTCCTGTTGCTGGGTTTGACGGGTTATGTCGGGGCGCAGGAAATCAAGATAGAGAAATCGACAGAGAAAATCGTGTATCAGGGAAAGTCCTATTATCTCCATACGGTGAAAGCCAAGGAAACGCTTTTTTCCATATGTAAGGCTTACGGTGCCTCCGTGGATGAAGTGAAGGCTTTGAATGATAAGAAAGATAATACTCTTTCGATCGGGGACGTGTTGAGAATACCTGTGATCGAACCTTTTAAATCTATTGATGATAAGTTTTATTATCACCGGATGAAACCGAAAGAGACGCTATATTCTCTTTCCCGGAAGTTTAATATCAAGATGAAACGAATTCTGAAAGATAATCCGGAGTACGACGTGAGCCGACCGATCGCGGAAGGCGCTGTCGTGAAATTGGCATTAAGGCAGATTGATCGGACCGTGTTGGAGGCTGAATTACGCTGGGAAAAACGTCAGGCGAAAGAGGTTCAACAAGCTCGGCGTGAAGAGATGGAAAAACACGAGGAAAGTCATCCGAATACTTTCCCGCCTGCCCGCGATTCATTGGAAGGAATGGTGCAGCAGGTTGTGGGTGATACCGTGTTTATTATTCCCGAAGTTGCTCATGAACAACGCCACGTGAAAGTTGCTCTTATGTTGCCTTTGTACGTGAAGGAAAACAAGTTGCCCTTATCTGAGGAGGAAATTCCGGTGGACACGCTGGGTGTGAATATACGGAACGAGCGTTGGCGTTTATCTTCTCGCACGGAACCTTTCCTGCAATTTTATCAGGGGGTATTGATGGCCGTGGATAGTTTGAAACGGCTGGGATACACGATCGATTTGCATATTTATGACACGGAACGTGATCCCAATACCGTGCAACGTTTAGTAGGGGAATTGAATTTGTTATCTCCGGATTTGATTATTGGTCCCGTGTATGCGAACACGTATAAGGCGGTTGCCGAACAGCTAGGAAACCGGACAATTCCGATGATTTTCCCACTTTCTTCACGGGGAGGAGATTTAGTCCGTTTCCCGAATTTCGTGCAGTTGAATACCTCTACGGTTTCTCTGGTAGAAGAGATGGCGGACTGGATTGTTGCGAACGATACGCAGGCTCATCTAATAAATATCATTCCGGATGGAGGGGGGCGTACCGGGGAAGAGAGTCGTTTGACTGATCTGGTACGGACTCGCTTACAGGCGAACGGGATGGAAGGTATGACGATTTGTCAATGGCGTCCTCAAATGCATTTGGATTCATTACGCAAGATCATGAGGCCGGGAGTGGAAAATATGATCTTGTTTCCAACTATAAATGAGGCGGCAGCCAGTCGGACGTTGCCCGTGTTGTCTGCACTGGCAGATCAATTCCGGATCACGGTAATTGGTTTCCCCGATTGGTTGAAATTTACTTCTATCGACGAGGAAGTGTTGTTTAAATTGAACGTGAAGATGATGGCGAATAGTTACGTGGATTATCAAGGTGATGTGGCTAAAGAGTTTTCCGCGAAACACCGGGATTATTTTTATTCGGAGCCAAATAATGTGGTGAACCGGGCGTTTGACATTGTTATGTGCTTTATCCCCTTGGTCGACATGGAACGTGGAAACACCTTGAACGTGTTGCGGGAAAAGGATATAAGCGGGGCATTTACCCGTTTCCGGTTCCATCCCGTGAGTGGATTGGGAGGCTTGGAGAATCGGGGATTATACTTGATTAACTATGGTCGGAATTTCGAAATTATCGTGAAACCGATAGTCAAATAA